A stretch of Bifidobacterium sp. ESL0704 DNA encodes these proteins:
- a CDS encoding DUF1524 domain-containing protein: MTNNIGNTITRSLKSVIAMLTAVLLVPVLSVTFTPDWASANTNEAGDAVAVSDTTGEGESATSVLESLPLKGRAPKTGYKRAQFGRAWADVDRNGCDTRNDILGRDLKDKKFKARTKNCKVMSGTLQDPYTGKTIRFKQGKKTSSKVQIDHVVALSNAWQTGAQQISAGQRKQMANDPYNLLAVDGPSNQQKSDGDAATWLPKKKSYRCSYVSRQIGVKHKYGLWVTKAEKAAMQRVLASCPTQTVPVDNGPFARNAAASQSGASAGSAVGGSRSSQSGNSGDTGSAQPAPAPASPAPVAPAPIAPQDGGDAYYRNCAAVRAAGKAPLYSGQPGYRAALDRDHDGVACE; this comes from the coding sequence ATGACGAATAATATCGGCAATACGATAACAAGATCATTGAAGTCGGTCATAGCCATGCTGACAGCGGTGCTGTTGGTTCCGGTGCTTTCCGTCACCTTCACTCCCGACTGGGCTTCGGCCAACACCAACGAGGCGGGCGATGCAGTCGCCGTGTCCGACACAACCGGTGAGGGCGAGAGCGCCACGAGCGTGCTGGAATCGTTGCCGCTCAAGGGACGCGCGCCCAAAACGGGCTATAAGCGAGCCCAATTCGGACGGGCCTGGGCCGATGTGGATCGCAACGGTTGCGACACCCGCAACGACATTTTGGGGCGCGACCTCAAAGACAAGAAGTTCAAGGCCAGGACCAAGAATTGCAAGGTGATGTCGGGTACGTTGCAGGACCCGTATACCGGCAAGACGATTCGGTTCAAGCAGGGCAAAAAGACCTCGTCCAAGGTGCAGATCGACCATGTCGTTGCGCTCTCCAACGCCTGGCAGACCGGGGCGCAGCAGATCAGTGCTGGCCAGCGCAAGCAGATGGCCAACGACCCGTATAATCTGCTGGCCGTCGACGGGCCGAGCAACCAGCAGAAAAGCGACGGTGACGCCGCGACTTGGCTGCCGAAGAAGAAGTCTTACCGTTGCTCCTATGTTTCACGCCAGATCGGCGTGAAACACAAGTATGGCCTGTGGGTTACCAAGGCGGAGAAAGCCGCGATGCAACGCGTGCTCGCTTCGTGCCCGACGCAGACGGTGCCGGTCGATAACGGTCCGTTTGCCCGGAACGCGGCGGCGTCCCAATCTGGCGCGTCGGCCGGTAGCGCTGTCGGAGGCTCCAGAAGTTCCCAGTCGGGGAATAGCGGCGACACGGGTTCCGCCCAGCCTGCGCCTGCTCCCGCTTCTCCTGCGCCTGTCGCGCCTGCGCCCATCGCACCGCAAGACGGCGGTGATGCCTATTACCGGAATTGCGCCGCTGTGCGTGCCGCAGGCAAGGCGCCGTTGTATTCGGGCCAGCCTGGGTACCGTGCCGCTTTGGATCGGGACCATGACGGCGTCGCCTGCGAATAG
- a CDS encoding NAD(P)-dependent alcohol dehydrogenase encodes MKAVVFKAYKTFPSLEEVDKPTPGPGEVLLKVAGAGCCHSDVSVFRDYDEVTGAQTKPSFILGHETSGWIEEVGTGVTGFNKGDAYLVYGPTGCGHCKRCVAGEENYCENMATNKSLAIGLGRDGGMAEYMVVPARNLVPLGDADPIAAAPLADAALTPYHAIKAALPHLQGGGKYALVIGLGGLGQIAIQILKAITGATIIATDMKPEAMAKAEEKGAITVKGDEHEVENIRKITGGHGVDAAFDFVGIAPTIAAAQAASAIDSRVTIVGIAGGKASYDWYSNPWQQELTSVYWGSMPELHEVAALYREGLITPEIETYSMDNALDAYHKLVDGKLSKRAVVVPHMGE; translated from the coding sequence ATGAAAGCCGTTGTATTTAAAGCGTATAAGACGTTCCCCTCACTTGAAGAAGTGGACAAGCCGACCCCAGGGCCGGGCGAGGTGCTGCTGAAGGTCGCCGGCGCAGGCTGCTGCCATTCCGATGTTTCGGTGTTCCGCGACTATGACGAGGTCACCGGCGCGCAGACCAAGCCGTCGTTCATCCTCGGCCATGAGACCTCCGGCTGGATCGAAGAGGTCGGCACCGGCGTCACCGGTTTCAACAAGGGCGATGCCTACCTGGTCTACGGCCCCACCGGCTGCGGCCACTGCAAGCGCTGTGTCGCGGGTGAAGAGAACTACTGCGAGAACATGGCCACCAACAAGTCGCTGGCCATCGGCCTCGGACGCGACGGCGGCATGGCCGAGTACATGGTCGTCCCCGCACGCAACCTCGTGCCGCTGGGCGACGCCGACCCGATCGCCGCGGCCCCGCTCGCCGATGCCGCGCTGACTCCGTATCATGCGATCAAGGCTGCGCTGCCTCACCTGCAGGGTGGCGGCAAGTACGCTCTGGTCATCGGCTTGGGCGGCCTGGGCCAGATTGCCATCCAGATTCTGAAAGCCATCACCGGTGCCACCATCATCGCCACCGATATGAAGCCGGAAGCCATGGCCAAGGCCGAGGAAAAGGGCGCCATCACCGTCAAGGGCGATGAGCACGAGGTCGAGAACATCCGCAAGATCACCGGAGGCCACGGCGTTGACGCCGCCTTCGATTTCGTGGGCATCGCGCCGACCATCGCCGCCGCGCAGGCCGCTTCCGCCATCGATTCCCGCGTGACCATCGTGGGCATCGCCGGTGGCAAGGCCTCCTACGACTGGTACAGCAACCCGTGGCAGCAGGAGCTCACCAGCGTCTACTGGGGCTCCATGCCTGAGCTGCACGAGGTCGCCGCGCTCTATCGCGAGGGCCTGATCACCCCCGAAATCGAGACCTATTCGATGGACAACGCGCTCGACGCCTACCACAAGCTGGTCGATGGCAAGCTCTCCAAGCGCGCCGTCGTGGTGCCTCACATGGGTGAGTGA
- a CDS encoding glycoside hydrolase family 32 protein has product MTTEYPVYTPIRDHDEELAKAEAGVETLALEREDRWYPKFHIASNGGWINDPNGLCYYKGRWHVYYQLHPYGTQWGPMHWGHVSSVDMVSWRREPIAMAPSLEQEKDGVFSGSAVIDDNGKLKFYYTGHRWTNGKDDTDGQWQVQMLAEAEDDEATKLNKRGMVIDCPRERVDSHFRDPKVFKLDGVWHLIHGVSTADHRGQIWAYTSDDMINWKFQNALYDDPDPDVFMLECPDFFPLKDKDGNTKWVIVFSAMGSKAKGYMNRNENNAGYMIGTWKPGEAFKPETEFRLLDCGANYYAPQSFEADGRRIMYGWMSPFSESAPMQSDGWCGQMTLPRECYLGEDGDLHTVPVTEIDKLRINTFDHVARPIEANEEMLIDEDAEAVEIELDINLKDTTAERAGLKVHATSDGSYTYVAYDAQAGTVVVDRQAAARGDRGYRAAKLTDAELAADELKLRVYVDRGSVEVYVNDGRHVLSSYSYPSEGKRAVKLSAESGVLAVDRLTVHDLKSIGLE; this is encoded by the coding sequence ATGACTACCGAATATCCTGTTTACACCCCGATCCGCGACCATGACGAGGAACTCGCCAAAGCCGAAGCCGGTGTCGAGACGCTCGCCCTCGAACGCGAGGATCGTTGGTATCCCAAGTTCCACATCGCTTCCAACGGCGGCTGGATCAACGACCCGAACGGTCTGTGCTACTACAAGGGCCGCTGGCACGTCTATTACCAGCTGCACCCCTACGGCACCCAGTGGGGCCCGATGCACTGGGGCCACGTCTCCAGCGTCGACATGGTCTCTTGGCGCCGCGAGCCCATCGCCATGGCCCCCAGCCTCGAACAGGAAAAGGACGGCGTCTTCTCCGGCTCGGCGGTCATCGATGACAACGGCAAACTCAAGTTCTATTACACCGGCCACCGCTGGACCAACGGCAAGGACGATACCGACGGCCAGTGGCAGGTCCAGATGCTCGCCGAGGCCGAGGACGACGAGGCCACCAAGCTCAACAAGCGCGGCATGGTCATCGATTGCCCGCGCGAGCGCGTCGATTCCCACTTCCGCGACCCGAAGGTCTTCAAGCTCGATGGCGTCTGGCACCTGATTCACGGCGTCTCCACCGCCGACCACCGCGGCCAGATCTGGGCCTACACCAGCGACGATATGATCAACTGGAAATTCCAGAACGCGCTCTACGATGACCCGGACCCGGACGTCTTCATGCTCGAGTGCCCCGACTTCTTCCCCTTGAAGGACAAGGACGGCAATACCAAGTGGGTCATCGTCTTCTCCGCCATGGGCTCGAAAGCCAAGGGCTACATGAACCGCAACGAAAACAACGCCGGCTACATGATCGGCACCTGGAAGCCGGGTGAGGCCTTCAAACCTGAGACCGAATTCCGCCTGCTCGATTGCGGCGCGAATTACTACGCGCCCCAGTCCTTCGAGGCCGACGGCCGCCGCATCATGTACGGCTGGATGAGCCCGTTCAGCGAAAGCGCGCCCATGCAGTCCGACGGTTGGTGCGGCCAGATGACCCTGCCGCGCGAATGCTATCTCGGCGAGGACGGCGACCTGCACACCGTGCCTGTCACGGAAATCGACAAGCTGCGCATCAACACTTTCGACCACGTCGCCCGCCCCATCGAGGCCAATGAGGAAATGCTGATCGACGAGGATGCCGAGGCCGTGGAGATCGAGCTGGACATCAACCTGAAAGACACCACCGCCGAGCGCGCGGGCCTCAAGGTGCACGCCACTTCCGACGGCTCCTATACCTATGTCGCCTATGACGCACAGGCCGGCACCGTGGTCGTCGACCGTCAGGCCGCGGCCCGTGGCGATCGCGGCTACCGCGCCGCCAAGCTGACCGACGCCGAACTGGCCGCCGACGAGCTCAAGCTGCGCGTCTACGTCGACCGCGGATCCGTCGAGGTCTATGTCAACGACGGCCGCCACGTGCTGAGCTCCTACAGCTACCCGTCCGAAGGCAAGCGCGCGGTCAAGCTTTCCGCCGAATCCGGCGTCCTCGCCGTCGACCGGCTCACTGTCCACGACCTCAAGAGCATCGGACTGGAGTAG
- the nrdF gene encoding class 1b ribonucleoside-diphosphate reductase subunit beta, giving the protein MTNEVKLADDKMMADSLTPPQWSTAFAKGADPNSMRIRPVNWNNIQDDKDLEVWNRLIANFWLPEKVPLSNDIPTWRSMTEHERTTTVRVFAGLTTLDTEQATVGELVQIPDALTEHEQAIYTNIAFMQSVHARSYSSIFSTLCSSEQIDEAYRWAVGNDLVQERVRIVMEQYQSEDPLKRKVAAVMLSSLLLYAGFYLPLYFSSRAKLMNTADMIRLILRDKAIHGYYSGYKYQRHLEHRTAADQEMLKKYTDDLLNQLYDLEVKYSDQVYEGFDFIDDVQAFVRYNANKTLMNLGYEAKFSAAETKVSPEIIAALSPSADENHDFFSGSGSSYVIGNAEATDDEDWDF; this is encoded by the coding sequence ATGACAAACGAGGTCAAACTCGCCGATGACAAGATGATGGCCGATTCGCTGACACCTCCGCAGTGGTCGACGGCCTTCGCCAAGGGCGCGGATCCGAACTCCATGCGCATCCGCCCGGTCAACTGGAACAACATCCAGGACGACAAGGACCTCGAGGTGTGGAACCGCCTCATTGCCAACTTCTGGCTGCCCGAAAAGGTGCCGCTCTCGAACGACATCCCGACCTGGCGCTCCATGACCGAGCACGAACGCACCACCACGGTCCGCGTCTTCGCCGGCCTCACCACGCTCGACACCGAACAGGCCACCGTCGGCGAACTCGTCCAGATCCCCGACGCGCTGACCGAGCACGAGCAGGCCATCTACACCAACATCGCCTTCATGCAGTCGGTGCACGCCCGCTCCTACTCCTCCATCTTCTCCACGCTGTGCTCCTCCGAGCAGATCGACGAAGCCTACCGCTGGGCCGTGGGCAACGACCTCGTGCAGGAGCGCGTGCGCATCGTCATGGAGCAGTACCAGTCCGAGGACCCGCTGAAGCGCAAGGTCGCGGCGGTTATGCTCTCCTCGCTGCTGCTGTACGCGGGCTTCTACCTGCCGCTCTACTTCTCCAGCCGCGCCAAGCTGATGAACACCGCCGACATGATCCGCCTGATCCTGCGCGACAAGGCCATCCACGGCTACTATTCCGGCTACAAGTACCAGCGCCACCTCGAGCACCGCACCGCGGCCGACCAGGAAATGCTCAAGAAGTACACCGACGATCTCTTGAACCAGCTTTACGACCTCGAGGTCAAGTACTCCGACCAGGTCTACGAAGGCTTCGATTTCATCGACGACGTGCAGGCATTCGTTCGCTACAACGCCAACAAGACGCTGATGAACCTCGGTTACGAGGCCAAGTTCAGCGCCGCCGAGACCAAGGTAAGCCCCGAGATCATCGCCGCGCTCTCGCCGTCCGCCGACGAGAACCACGACTTCTTCTCCGGCTCCGGCTCCTCCTACGTCATCGGCAACGCCGAGGCCACTGACGATGAGGACTGGGACTTCTAA
- a CDS encoding MFS transporter: MAIKGAKTYRNPSYLQSSTGIFMFFCSWGIWWSFFSIWLTSPAPKGMGMTAAQQGDIYSVNSLVTLFIMFFYGIIQDNLGIKRRLVIVVSCIAACVGPFAQFVYKPLLLAGGTTKFIGVLLGSIVLSAGFMAGCSLIEAITERYSRHFGFEYGQSRAWGSFGYAIVALIAGPLFNIDMKWNFWLGSLFGVGMLCVYLFWRPAEQQEELKKEADPNAPRTNPTAKEMISVLGMGSLWALIIFMLFTNTFYTVFDQQMFPSYYKSLFATPAQGAEWYSILNAAEVFCESAMMGVVPVIMDHIGVRNSLLLGAVTMFLRIGLCGVFHDPVMISVVKMFHAIETPLFCLPAFRYFTLHYDTKLSATLYMVGFQIASQVGQVIMSHPLGSLRDALGPQKTFFTISGIVLLALIYGFFVIKKDDQQVGGDPFIRVRDRKKAEAQGEAIQADEAADQLPA; this comes from the coding sequence ATGGCAATTAAAGGCGCCAAGACGTACCGAAACCCCTCGTATCTTCAGAGCTCCACCGGTATCTTCATGTTCTTCTGCTCGTGGGGTATCTGGTGGTCCTTCTTCTCGATCTGGCTGACCAGCCCGGCTCCCAAAGGCATGGGCATGACCGCCGCCCAGCAAGGCGACATCTACTCCGTTAACTCACTGGTGACACTGTTCATCATGTTCTTCTATGGCATCATCCAAGACAACCTCGGCATCAAGCGCCGCCTGGTAATCGTCGTCTCGTGCATCGCCGCATGCGTCGGCCCCTTCGCACAGTTCGTCTACAAGCCCCTGCTTTTGGCTGGCGGCACCACCAAGTTCATCGGCGTTCTGCTCGGCTCGATCGTCCTCTCCGCCGGCTTCATGGCCGGTTGCTCGCTGATCGAGGCCATCACCGAACGCTACAGCCGTCACTTCGGCTTCGAATACGGCCAGTCCCGCGCTTGGGGCTCCTTCGGCTACGCCATCGTAGCGCTCATCGCCGGCCCGCTTTTCAACATCGACATGAAGTGGAACTTCTGGCTGGGCTCGCTCTTCGGCGTAGGCATGCTGTGCGTCTATCTGTTCTGGCGCCCGGCCGAGCAGCAGGAAGAGCTGAAGAAGGAAGCCGACCCGAACGCCCCGCGCACCAACCCGACGGCCAAGGAAATGATCTCCGTGCTCGGCATGGGCTCGCTGTGGGCACTGATCATCTTCATGCTTTTCACCAACACCTTCTACACGGTTTTCGACCAGCAGATGTTCCCGAGCTACTACAAGAGCCTCTTCGCCACCCCGGCCCAGGGCGCGGAATGGTACTCGATCCTGAACGCCGCCGAGGTGTTCTGCGAATCCGCGATGATGGGTGTCGTCCCGGTGATCATGGATCATATCGGCGTGCGCAACTCGTTGCTGCTCGGCGCGGTGACGATGTTCCTGCGCATCGGCCTGTGCGGCGTCTTCCACGACCCGGTGATGATCTCCGTGGTCAAGATGTTCCACGCCATCGAAACCCCGCTCTTCTGCCTGCCGGCCTTCCGTTACTTCACCTTGCATTACGATACGAAACTTTCGGCGACGCTCTACATGGTCGGCTTCCAGATCGCTTCCCAGGTCGGGCAGGTCATCATGTCGCACCCGCTTGGCTCGCTGCGTGACGCCCTCGGCCCGCAGAAGACCTTCTTCACCATCTCCGGCATCGTCCTGCTCGCTTTGATCTACGGGTTCTTCGTGATCAAGAAGGATGACCAACAGGTGGGCGGCGACCCGTTCATTCGTGTGCGCGACCGCAAAAAGGCCGAGGCTCAGGGCGAGGCCATCCAGGCCGATGAGGCGGCGGACCAGCTTCCGGCCTAG
- a CDS encoding LacI family DNA-binding transcriptional regulator, with product MTTIKEVAKEAGASVTAVSMALNHRENGHVKKELAKHIRKIAKEMGYRPNPLARSLRTSHTRTIGFISEEIATTPYAGEMILGAQDATSELGYMMLLVNADDEGDEAGEIDALRRYGVDGYLYAKMYDRISSIPKPLSHEKTVLIDATSSDESVPYIVPDEVAMGYDATTYLIESGARRIAYIGCCENLLAEPLRLRGYRKALREAGLPFDPELIASVANNGVALKAVSELFDRAHPDAFFCFNDARTWYVYQCAAQRGLEIGRDISVVGIDNNRIIKETFEPRPTTIALPHYEMGYWGARKLISMIEDRDLRPTDNKKTVAAIPALDAPNPVRIRCTLLERGSVANRGSAINTSSAAKNR from the coding sequence ATGACCACGATCAAAGAGGTAGCCAAAGAGGCGGGAGCATCGGTGACCGCTGTCTCAATGGCGCTGAACCACCGGGAGAACGGGCACGTCAAGAAAGAACTTGCCAAGCATATCCGCAAAATCGCCAAGGAAATGGGATATCGCCCCAATCCCCTCGCCCGCTCCCTGCGTACCAGCCACACGCGCACCATCGGTTTCATCAGCGAGGAAATCGCCACCACCCCGTACGCCGGAGAGATGATTTTGGGCGCTCAGGACGCCACGAGCGAGCTGGGATACATGATGCTTTTGGTCAACGCGGACGACGAAGGCGACGAAGCCGGCGAGATCGACGCGCTCAGACGATACGGCGTGGACGGCTATCTTTACGCCAAAATGTACGACAGAATATCGAGCATCCCCAAGCCTCTTTCCCACGAAAAAACCGTCCTCATCGACGCGACGTCATCGGACGAAAGCGTGCCGTACATTGTCCCCGACGAAGTCGCCATGGGCTACGATGCCACCACATACCTCATCGAATCAGGCGCCAGGCGCATCGCCTACATCGGCTGCTGCGAAAATCTCCTTGCCGAACCGCTGCGCCTGAGAGGCTACCGAAAGGCCCTCAGAGAAGCGGGACTGCCCTTCGACCCGGAACTCATCGCGAGCGTGGCCAACAACGGCGTCGCGCTCAAGGCCGTCTCCGAGCTGTTCGATCGCGCGCACCCCGACGCCTTCTTCTGCTTCAACGATGCCCGCACTTGGTACGTCTACCAGTGCGCCGCGCAACGCGGGCTTGAGATTGGCCGCGACATCTCCGTGGTCGGTATCGACAACAACCGCATCATCAAGGAGACCTTCGAGCCGCGACCGACCACCATCGCGCTGCCCCATTACGAAATGGGTTATTGGGGCGCACGCAAGCTGATCTCGATGATTGAGGACCGCGATCTGCGCCCGACCGACAACAAGAAAACCGTCGCCGCAATCCCGGCACTCGACGCACCGAATCCAGTACGCATCCGCTGCACGTTGCTCGAACGTGGGTCCGTGGCCAATAGGGGTTCCGCAATCAATACGAGCTCCGCAGCCAAAAACAGGTAA